A window of Candidatus Xiphinematobacter sp. Idaho Grape contains these coding sequences:
- the rplC gene encoding 50S ribosomal protein L3 yields MSIGLIGKKKGMTRLYDDKGRTVPITVIEAGGNWVLQVKTLERDGYIAIQVGFDGQKKQRVTQAQLGHFSKSASEPKRTIREFRMDPDETAPSLGSLPVTHFQVDQFVDVIGYSKGKGFQGVVKRHGFAGQPASHGSMMHRRSGAIGNRSTPGRVWKNIGMPGHMGNRRITVQNLRIVQVRERDGILLVCGAIPGPIGRYVLICPSKKKKGGIQLFNR; encoded by the coding sequence ATGAGTATCGGACTGATAGGAAAAAAGAAGGGGATGACTCGATTGTATGACGATAAAGGGCGCACCGTTCCCATAACTGTCATTGAGGCGGGTGGGAACTGGGTGCTACAAGTGAAAACACTGGAAAGGGATGGCTATATCGCCATTCAGGTAGGTTTTGACGGCCAAAAAAAACAACGAGTGACTCAGGCACAGCTTGGCCACTTTTCCAAAAGTGCCTCTGAACCCAAAAGGACAATTCGAGAATTTCGAATGGATCCGGATGAAACTGCTCCGTCACTTGGCAGTCTGCCAGTAACCCATTTCCAGGTAGACCAATTTGTAGACGTTATTGGGTATAGTAAAGGGAAGGGATTTCAGGGAGTTGTCAAACGGCATGGCTTTGCCGGACAGCCAGCTAGTCACGGATCTATGATGCATCGCAGAAGTGGTGCTATTGGCAATCGTTCTACTCCAGGTCGGGTGTGGAAGAACATTGGCATGCCTGGCCATATGGGCAACAGGCGTATCACCGTGCAAAACTTGAGGATTGTCCAAGTGCGAGAACGAGATGGTATCCTCCTAGTTTGCGGAGCTATACCTGGCCCAATAGGGAGATATGTTCTCATTTGTCCCTCTAAGAAGAAGAAAGGCGGCATTCAGCTTTTCAACAGATAG
- the rpsG gene encoding 30S ribosomal protein S7 — protein MSRRHRVLHKEAKRDARYASPLVARLINTVMRCGKKSVAECIVYTAIEQSREGSNAIDPLETFNRAVDNIKPRLEVKSRRMGGATYQVPVEVNPDRQIALAIRWIVMLASKRKGLPMVKALAHELKDAAAGQGSAIKRRDDMHKMAQANRAFAHFRW, from the coding sequence ATGTCACGGAGACACAGAGTCCTTCATAAAGAGGCCAAGCGCGATGCGCGATATGCCAGCCCATTGGTTGCCCGTTTGATTAATACTGTCATGCGTTGCGGAAAAAAGTCAGTTGCGGAATGCATTGTTTATACTGCTATTGAACAATCACGTGAGGGCAGTAATGCCATTGATCCCTTAGAGACTTTTAATAGGGCAGTTGATAACATAAAGCCCCGTCTAGAGGTCAAATCTCGCCGTATGGGTGGAGCTACTTACCAGGTGCCCGTTGAGGTGAATCCTGATCGTCAGATTGCTCTTGCCATTCGATGGATTGTTATGCTCGCAAGCAAGCGGAAAGGACTACCAATGGTAAAGGCACTCGCTCACGAGTTAAAAGATGCTGCGGCAGGGCAGGGGAGTGCCATTAAAAGGCGGGACGATATGCATAAAATGGCTCAGGCCAACCGTGCGTTTGCACACTTTCGTTGGTAG
- the tsaB gene encoding tRNA (adenosine(37)-N6)-threonylcarbamoyltransferase complex dimerization subunit type 1 TsaB — protein sequence MYCLFAHTLKVLAIETSTHQGSIAIRQEGKLLLIERFVHPRGGVEVLCRTLEQIIKREGRVHRIAVGIGPGTYNGIRAAISLATGLKIAWRIPLCGIPSILGIESLTERYAVVGDARGGSLFFGAVSGRHLENLQLLSHTEFQRKLYIWSQTCKDPVYAAAPVPALPELRVLAPSAGKLAFLAEEYPTSEQGPSPLYLKPPHTTQSTSSQFIF from the coding sequence ATGTATTGCCTTTTCGCACACACCTTGAAAGTATTGGCCATAGAAACTTCGACTCACCAAGGGAGCATAGCTATCCGGCAGGAGGGCAAGCTCTTGTTGATAGAACGCTTTGTACATCCCAGAGGCGGTGTGGAAGTTTTGTGTCGCACCTTAGAACAGATAATAAAGAGAGAGGGGCGTGTGCACCGCATTGCTGTTGGAATTGGACCGGGTACTTACAATGGGATTCGGGCTGCTATTTCCCTGGCTACGGGTTTAAAAATTGCCTGGAGGATTCCCTTGTGTGGTATCCCTTCCATTCTTGGGATAGAGTCCCTTACAGAGCGCTATGCGGTTGTCGGAGATGCGCGGGGAGGGTCGTTATTCTTCGGTGCTGTTTCTGGGAGACATCTAGAAAACCTTCAGCTCTTGTCTCATACAGAGTTTCAAAGGAAGCTCTACATTTGGAGCCAAACTTGTAAGGATCCTGTCTATGCAGCCGCTCCAGTTCCAGCGCTTCCAGAGCTACGTGTGCTTGCTCCCAGTGCTGGGAAATTGGCCTTTCTTGCGGAAGAGTACCCGACTTCAGAGCAAGGGCCTTCCCCCCTCTACCTGAAACCCCCACACACTACTCAGTCTACCTCTTCTCAATTTATCTTTTAA
- the tsaE gene encoding tRNA (adenosine(37)-N6)-threonylcarbamoyltransferase complex ATPase subunit type 1 TsaE — translation MEREFFTLSEAETQTVGEALAAKLSTGSVLCLEGPMGAGKTQFVKGLARGLGFFGEVTSPTFPLIHEYEGGRLFLVHFDFFRLDCEKAVEELGFSDYLDQAILAIEWGSKFPALLPSGTRTILFRILKNGGRCIAFSHTP, via the coding sequence ATGGAAAGGGAATTCTTTACTCTGTCCGAAGCAGAAACTCAAACAGTGGGTGAGGCTCTTGCGGCGAAGCTCTCCACTGGCAGTGTGCTCTGTCTAGAAGGACCCATGGGGGCTGGAAAAACTCAGTTTGTTAAGGGGTTAGCTCGGGGACTAGGATTTTTCGGAGAAGTGACAAGTCCCACCTTCCCCTTAATTCATGAATATGAGGGTGGTCGTCTCTTCTTGGTCCACTTTGATTTCTTTCGCCTAGATTGTGAGAAAGCAGTAGAGGAGTTAGGATTTAGTGATTACCTGGACCAGGCCATACTTGCCATTGAATGGGGAAGTAAGTTCCCTGCACTCTTGCCCTCTGGTACACGAACTATTCTGTTTAGGATTTTAAAAAATGGGGGGCGATGTATTGCCTTTTCGCACACACCTTGA
- the fusA gene encoding elongation factor G, protein MAHLNSPPARAFPLEHTRNIGIAAHIDAGKTTLTERILFYTGMIHKLGEVHEGTTVTDWMEQERERGITITSAATTCTWDQHKEEGVCKLFEGQKQRINIIDTPGHVDFTAEVERSLRVLDGAVAVFCGVAGVQPQSETVWRQATKYGVPRVAFINKMDRTGADFDMAVRSMRTKLNANAWPVLIPLGNESNLRGQLDVVNKKAVLYLEDNSLGSTYEIVEVPEEWRETSERAYRDLFEQMVDLDDELGMLFLEERAISVRDLKAAVRRQTIANRFVPVVGGSAFKNKGVQCLIDAIVDYLPSPLDVPPVRGQDPDSGSVMLATADDSSRFCSLAFKLWADPFVGKLVFFRVYSGKLSKGDVVYNPRTNKRERISRLIQIQADKREDIDTCCSGDIAAIVGIRNITTGDTLCDENCPILLEPPSFPDPVISMAIEPKTRQDQEKMAVALQRLSEEDPTFRVCTNTETGQTIIEGMGELHLEIIRDRMLREFKVGANAGRPQIAYKESVSKSASGEGRLVKQSGGRGQYGHVIIRVCPNDRGKGITIENKVVGGTIPKDFIPAVIKGLHEGLLNGVLGGYPVIDVHIDIVDGSYHEVDSSEVAFKMAAIFAVKDGLKKATPVLLEPIMKVENITPEEFQGDIMGDLNRRRARIVGIDGKGTVCIINAEVPLAEMFGYATAIRSLSKGRSSYSMQPSHFEQVPQQTLGVVLEQKINGKD, encoded by the coding sequence ATGGCCCACCTTAATTCACCGCCGGCTCGTGCATTTCCGTTAGAGCACACGCGCAACATTGGGATTGCTGCGCATATTGATGCTGGAAAAACCACCCTTACTGAGCGCATTCTCTTTTATACTGGCATGATTCACAAGCTTGGTGAGGTTCACGAAGGAACTACAGTCACCGATTGGATGGAGCAGGAACGTGAACGAGGTATCACTATTACCTCCGCAGCTACTACCTGTACATGGGATCAGCATAAGGAGGAAGGAGTCTGTAAATTGTTTGAGGGACAAAAGCAGCGGATTAACATTATCGATACTCCTGGTCATGTCGACTTTACGGCAGAAGTAGAACGTTCCTTGCGTGTCTTGGACGGGGCCGTTGCCGTCTTTTGTGGAGTTGCTGGAGTGCAACCGCAGTCTGAGACTGTTTGGAGACAGGCTACGAAATATGGTGTTCCCAGAGTTGCCTTTATCAATAAAATGGACCGCACAGGGGCCGATTTCGACATGGCCGTGCGCAGCATGCGTACCAAACTGAATGCGAATGCATGGCCAGTCCTGATCCCGCTAGGGAACGAGAGCAACCTGCGTGGCCAACTTGATGTAGTCAATAAAAAAGCTGTCCTCTACCTGGAGGATAATAGTCTGGGTTCTACATATGAGATCGTTGAGGTTCCGGAGGAGTGGAGAGAAACTTCTGAAAGAGCGTATCGTGACCTCTTCGAACAAATGGTGGACTTGGACGACGAGCTCGGCATGCTCTTTCTGGAAGAAAGAGCCATTTCTGTACGAGATCTAAAAGCTGCTGTCCGTCGTCAGACTATTGCGAATCGCTTTGTACCCGTGGTAGGGGGATCTGCCTTCAAGAATAAAGGGGTTCAGTGCTTAATTGATGCAATTGTAGATTACCTCCCGAGTCCATTAGACGTCCCCCCCGTGCGAGGCCAAGATCCAGACAGTGGTTCTGTTATGCTAGCAACAGCAGATGACAGTAGCCGTTTTTGCTCGCTAGCCTTCAAACTCTGGGCTGACCCTTTTGTAGGAAAGCTAGTCTTTTTCCGGGTTTACTCTGGGAAGCTGAGCAAGGGTGATGTTGTGTACAACCCAAGAACCAACAAGCGGGAGCGTATTAGTCGTCTCATTCAAATTCAGGCAGACAAACGCGAAGATATAGATACCTGCTGTTCTGGGGATATTGCTGCTATCGTTGGTATCAGAAATATTACTACTGGTGATACACTTTGTGACGAGAATTGTCCTATTTTGCTTGAGCCGCCATCTTTTCCTGATCCAGTAATCTCTATGGCTATTGAGCCAAAGACTAGGCAGGATCAGGAAAAGATGGCAGTTGCCCTACAGCGTCTTTCAGAAGAAGATCCAACCTTTCGTGTCTGTACCAACACAGAAACAGGCCAAACAATTATTGAGGGGATGGGGGAGCTACATCTTGAAATCATTCGAGATCGGATGCTACGAGAGTTTAAGGTAGGTGCCAATGCGGGTAGACCTCAAATTGCCTATAAGGAAAGCGTTTCCAAGTCAGCCAGTGGGGAAGGTCGGCTCGTCAAGCAATCCGGCGGTCGCGGCCAATATGGGCATGTCATTATTAGGGTGTGCCCCAACGACCGCGGTAAGGGTATTACAATTGAAAATAAGGTAGTAGGTGGAACTATCCCAAAAGATTTTATCCCAGCAGTTATCAAAGGCCTCCACGAAGGTCTGCTCAATGGGGTTCTGGGAGGATATCCAGTCATTGACGTACACATTGATATTGTAGACGGTTCCTATCATGAGGTAGATTCCAGCGAGGTTGCATTCAAGATGGCTGCTATTTTTGCAGTTAAGGACGGCCTTAAAAAGGCAACCCCAGTTCTACTCGAGCCCATCATGAAGGTGGAAAATATAACTCCGGAAGAGTTTCAAGGAGACATTATGGGTGATCTCAATCGCCGCCGCGCGCGCATCGTGGGTATCGATGGGAAGGGCACTGTCTGCATCATCAATGCAGAAGTACCCTTGGCGGAAATGTTTGGGTATGCCACTGCAATCCGTTCACTCTCGAAAGGTCGATCATCCTACTCTATGCAGCCGTCGCACTTTGAACAAGTGCCGCAACAAACGCTCGGCGTGGTACTAGAGCAGAAAATTAATGGAAAGGACTGA
- the leuD gene encoding 3-isopropylmalate dehydratase small subunit gives MALQKILTVTGKAVSIPSNDVDTDRIIPARFLKCVTFDGLGQYAFYDERFRKDGTAKLHPLNDPQHKNSSILISGSNFGCGSSREHAPQALYRHGFRAILAESYAEIFFGNATMLGMPCLSLSAEALDILTEFSATNPLSEFIVDIASSRVVIGEQVFHGSLPEHAREAFIQGKWDPIVDLLEGISLTQKLAEKVSFFRPATKPGTHT, from the coding sequence ATGGCTCTGCAGAAGATTCTCACCGTAACTGGAAAAGCAGTTAGCATTCCTAGCAACGATGTGGACACAGATCGCATTATTCCCGCACGTTTTTTAAAGTGCGTAACTTTCGATGGATTGGGGCAGTATGCATTTTATGACGAGAGATTTAGGAAAGATGGTACTGCAAAGCTTCACCCACTCAACGACCCTCAGCATAAGAATTCTAGCATTCTCATTAGTGGTTCCAACTTTGGCTGCGGGAGCTCTAGGGAGCATGCTCCCCAGGCTCTTTATCGTCACGGATTTCGGGCGATTTTAGCAGAAAGTTACGCAGAGATTTTCTTCGGTAATGCAACCATGTTAGGTATGCCATGCCTCTCTCTATCAGCAGAGGCGCTGGATATACTAACTGAGTTTTCAGCGACAAATCCGCTATCCGAATTTATTGTTGATATTGCTTCTAGCAGAGTAGTTATAGGAGAGCAGGTTTTTCACGGGAGCCTTCCTGAACATGCACGAGAGGCATTCATCCAAGGCAAATGGGACCCTATTGTTGATCTTCTAGAAGGTATTTCATTAACCCAAAAGCTTGCAGAAAAAGTCAGCTTTTTTAGGCCGGCAACGAAGCCTGGCACACATACATAA
- a CDS encoding glucose-6-phosphate isomerase, with amino-acid sequence MSAMSLWTRFQEYFLRYEDSGFSLDISRMGFSEDFLPSMQSRAKQALLSMEELERGNIANQDENRMVGHYWLRDPGLAPTAELRMGIANALDTVLKFSADVHLGTVRGVTGKKFTDVLSIGIGGSALGPQLVSDALGNAQDPLSVHFLDNTDPDGFARVLAKLSGKLDATLVVVISKSGNTKEPHNGLLTVQHAFKQAGISPFNKHFVAVTEVDSTLDSIARAEGWLRRFPIHSWVGGRTSVMSAGGLVPMSLQGLDVASFLRGARTMDMRTRHSDLRKNAALLLALMWYYAREKRGKGDMVILPYKDRLLLLSRYLQQLIMESLGKERDLDGGLVHQGISVYGNKGSTDQHTYVQQLLDGVDNFFVTFIEVRQVASFQELEVEPGITSGDYLQGFLRGTRSALCEKGRDSLTISINQLNASSLGALIALYERAVGFYGSLTHINAYHQPGVEAGKRAAFHVLELQKKILTFLQTHSGLPMNAEKIAQNIGGDAEETFHILQHLAANRSANISHSLGQQPSEDHFSWKCPSTLEKRTQE; translated from the coding sequence ATGAGCGCAATGTCCCTCTGGACTAGGTTCCAGGAATACTTTCTACGCTATGAAGATTCGGGTTTTTCTTTGGACATCAGCCGTATGGGTTTTTCGGAGGATTTTTTGCCTAGTATGCAAAGCCGTGCAAAACAAGCTCTTTTGTCTATGGAGGAATTAGAAAGAGGGAATATCGCTAACCAAGATGAAAACCGTATGGTAGGCCATTACTGGTTGAGAGATCCTGGTCTTGCCCCCACTGCAGAGTTACGTATGGGCATTGCCAATGCCCTGGATACTGTTCTCAAATTTTCTGCTGATGTTCACCTTGGCACCGTACGCGGGGTTACCGGGAAAAAGTTTACGGATGTACTCTCTATTGGAATTGGAGGTTCCGCTCTTGGTCCACAACTCGTGTCCGATGCCCTAGGAAACGCACAAGATCCCCTATCGGTTCACTTTCTGGATAATACAGATCCAGATGGCTTCGCAAGGGTACTGGCAAAGCTCTCTGGTAAGTTGGATGCTACTCTTGTTGTAGTGATCTCGAAATCCGGGAACACTAAAGAACCCCATAATGGATTGCTGACAGTCCAACATGCCTTCAAGCAAGCCGGAATTTCCCCCTTCAATAAACACTTCGTGGCAGTCACTGAGGTCGATAGTACGCTAGATTCCATTGCTAGGGCAGAAGGTTGGCTGAGACGTTTTCCTATACATAGTTGGGTGGGTGGGCGTACTTCTGTTATGAGTGCAGGGGGATTAGTCCCCATGTCCCTCCAAGGGCTAGATGTCGCCTCCTTTCTAAGGGGTGCTAGAACCATGGATATGAGGACGCGTCATTCGGATTTACGCAAAAATGCAGCACTACTCCTGGCGCTAATGTGGTACTACGCTAGGGAAAAAAGGGGAAAAGGGGATATGGTCATCCTGCCTTACAAAGACCGCTTGCTCTTATTGAGTCGTTATCTTCAGCAACTGATCATGGAATCCCTAGGAAAAGAACGCGATCTAGATGGTGGGCTTGTTCACCAGGGTATTTCTGTTTATGGAAACAAGGGTTCCACGGATCAGCATACCTATGTTCAGCAACTTCTAGATGGAGTAGATAATTTTTTTGTCACTTTTATTGAGGTTCGACAAGTAGCCTCTTTCCAAGAACTAGAGGTCGAGCCTGGTATTACTAGTGGTGACTACTTACAGGGCTTTCTTCGGGGAACTCGCAGTGCGCTCTGTGAAAAGGGACGGGATTCCCTCACGATTAGCATCAATCAACTCAATGCTTCTTCCCTTGGGGCTCTGATTGCTCTCTATGAGCGAGCGGTAGGTTTTTATGGTTCCCTAACTCACATCAACGCCTATCACCAACCTGGTGTCGAGGCTGGAAAACGAGCGGCTTTTCATGTTCTTGAATTACAGAAAAAAATCCTTACGTTCCTCCAGACCCATTCTGGACTCCCTATGAACGCCGAGAAGATTGCACAGAATATAGGAGGAGATGCAGAAGAAACTTTTCATATTCTCCAACATCTGGCAGCTAATCGATCCGCAAATATTTCCCACTCTCTAGGTCAACAGCCATCGGAGGATCATTTCTCCTGGAAATGTCCGTCTACTTTAGAAAAAAGAACCCAAGAATAG
- the leuC gene encoding 3-isopropylmalate dehydratase large subunit, translating into MKKTLLDKVWEAYTVRPLPNGQTQIFIGAHLIHEVTSPQAFGMLRDLGLKVLYPDRTFATVDHIVPTTVALFPDPLAEEMIRALRTNCAEFGIQFFDTSTGRQGIVHVIGPEEGITQPGITIACGDSHTSTHGAFGAIAFGIGTSQVRDVLATQTIALHKPRVRRVNVEGKLAAGVYAKDVILHIIRKLGVNGGIGFAYEYGGSTFDFFNQEERMTVCNMSIEGGARVGYVNPDSTTFAYLKGKPFAPPLQQWVAAVTQWESFSSDPDASYDDMVSFQAEEILPTVTWGIHPGQSISIEERVPAPEELSTKDRAAAREALQHMQLKAGLPIKGTKVDVAFLGSCTNGRLTDLQEVARHLKGHRVKSGVKAIVVPGSQRVAAAAEELGVAEIFREAGFEWRGAGCSMCLAMNPDKLSGSQLCASSSNRNFKGRQGSPNGRTVLMSPLMVAAAAIRGEISDAREIFSIR; encoded by the coding sequence TAAAGTATGGGAAGCGTATACCGTTCGCCCGTTACCCAATGGGCAGACGCAGATCTTCATTGGTGCTCACCTTATCCATGAGGTAACAAGTCCTCAGGCGTTTGGGATGCTGCGGGACCTTGGATTAAAGGTGCTTTATCCAGACCGCACATTTGCAACCGTGGATCATATTGTTCCTACCACCGTAGCACTCTTTCCTGATCCTCTAGCAGAAGAGATGATTCGCGCTTTAAGAACAAATTGTGCTGAGTTTGGAATCCAGTTTTTTGATACCTCGACTGGACGTCAAGGTATTGTGCACGTCATTGGCCCTGAAGAGGGGATTACCCAACCTGGCATTACCATCGCCTGCGGCGATTCTCATACTTCTACCCATGGGGCATTTGGAGCAATTGCCTTCGGTATTGGAACTAGCCAAGTACGGGACGTCTTGGCTACACAAACTATCGCCCTGCACAAGCCTAGAGTACGTCGTGTTAACGTAGAGGGTAAATTGGCTGCTGGCGTTTATGCCAAAGACGTGATTCTCCATATTATCCGCAAATTAGGTGTCAATGGAGGTATTGGTTTTGCATATGAATACGGCGGTAGCACTTTCGACTTCTTCAATCAAGAGGAGCGGATGACTGTATGCAACATGTCCATTGAGGGTGGAGCACGCGTTGGCTATGTCAACCCAGATTCCACTACGTTTGCCTACCTAAAAGGGAAACCATTTGCTCCTCCGCTACAGCAGTGGGTCGCTGCAGTGACACAGTGGGAGTCATTCTCCTCAGACCCAGACGCCAGCTACGATGACATGGTTAGCTTTCAAGCGGAAGAAATACTTCCAACGGTGACATGGGGAATCCATCCTGGACAGTCCATTTCTATCGAAGAAAGAGTTCCAGCTCCGGAGGAGCTGTCCACCAAAGACCGTGCTGCTGCTCGAGAAGCATTGCAACACATGCAGTTGAAAGCTGGACTACCTATTAAAGGAACCAAGGTGGATGTCGCCTTTTTAGGCAGTTGTACCAATGGGAGACTGACGGATCTCCAAGAGGTAGCACGCCACCTTAAAGGCCATAGGGTGAAATCGGGAGTTAAGGCCATTGTTGTTCCCGGTTCACAAAGAGTGGCAGCAGCAGCCGAAGAGTTAGGCGTGGCGGAAATATTTCGAGAAGCCGGGTTTGAATGGCGTGGGGCTGGGTGTTCTATGTGTCTGGCAATGAACCCTGATAAGCTTTCCGGCAGTCAGCTTTGTGCAAGTTCCAGTAATCGCAACTTTAAGGGCCGCCAGGGTAGTCCAAACGGGAGGACTGTGTTAATGAGCCCACTTATGGTAGCAGCGGCAGCCATAAGAGGTGAGATTAGTGATGCTCGGGAGATATTTTCAATTCGGTAA
- the rpsJ gene encoding 30S ribosomal protein S10 produces MKQKIRIRLKGYDFRILDASAAEIVETARRTGSKVSGPIPLPTEIERFTVNRSPHVDKKSMDQFEIRTHKRLLDIVEPTAKTVDELRKLNLPAGVDINIKI; encoded by the coding sequence ATGAAGCAAAAGATTCGGATCCGTCTTAAAGGGTATGATTTTCGCATCCTTGATGCCTCCGCTGCAGAGATTGTTGAGACGGCGCGCCGTACAGGTTCCAAGGTTAGTGGTCCAATTCCACTACCAACAGAAATCGAGCGCTTTACTGTTAACCGCTCGCCCCATGTGGATAAAAAGTCGATGGACCAATTTGAAATTCGGACTCATAAGCGCCTCCTGGACATTGTAGAGCCAACTGCAAAAACTGTTGACGAATTACGCAAACTCAATCTACCAGCTGGCGTAGACATTAACATCAAGATCTAG
- the rpsL gene encoding 30S ribosomal protein S12, with translation MPTTNQLVRSGRSRVTVKSKSPALAKCPQRRGVCVQVMTRTPKKPNSALRKVAKVRLTNSQEVIAYIPGEGHNLQEHSIVLIRGGRVKDLPGVRYHIVRGTLDSLGVDGRRRGRSKYGSKRPKPGTEKEAQGSKKR, from the coding sequence ATGCCAACAACTAACCAGCTCGTCCGTAGTGGGCGAAGCAGAGTCACTGTAAAGTCAAAATCGCCAGCGCTTGCCAAGTGCCCTCAGCGCCGTGGCGTTTGCGTCCAGGTGATGACGCGGACGCCGAAAAAACCGAATTCCGCGCTACGAAAGGTGGCCAAAGTACGTTTGACCAATAGTCAGGAAGTAATTGCTTACATCCCTGGTGAGGGGCATAATTTGCAGGAGCACTCAATTGTATTGATACGTGGGGGCCGTGTGAAAGACCTTCCAGGAGTACGTTATCACATTGTGCGGGGCACGCTGGATAGTCTCGGGGTGGACGGCCGCCGCCGCGGTCGCTCAAAGTATGGGTCGAAACGTCCAAAACCTGGAACTGAGAAAGAAGCTCAGGGGAGCAAGAAAAGGTAG